In Oryzias melastigma strain HK-1 unplaced genomic scaffold, ASM292280v2 sc02285, whole genome shotgun sequence, the sequence AACTCAGATTTCACATTAACTCAGTAGCACATGAAAACTGtggtttcattcatttatttttctcatttaaaaagcaccttccaccaccagtcaaggaggcccaaagttcTGTACACAAGTAAACACAAGACTACTTTGtgatttgtcatattttattgaactttattaactgcatttAACCcacaaagagaaataaaacaaggaTTGTTACCATATGATTTTACATGTTGATCAAAAATGTAgcaaacaaaagtcttcagctCAGAATCTATTCATCAACCTTCCAGTTTCATATTTAATGTTCTATATTTGGATAACCATGTACAATGAACAGGTTTAATTACGTTTTCATCAATTATTGACCACACACTTTTTCTTCTGGACCTCAGCTTCTCATAATCCTGAGACGATCATGTCTTCACTCTTGCTTCTCATAACGTTTTTTGTCATCTATTCTAATCCAAGAGACTCCAATGGTTCCCCATCTCTCACAACTTTCATTACTCCACCCAAGAACATCCCCAGTAGTGTTGTTAAGCTAACTGCTGAAGTTCCCTTTATCATCTTTTCAACCACAACTTCTTTAGCCTTTTGTGAGCTTTCATCTGCTGAAAGGTTTGCCTcctctttatctattttttccttCACTGCTTGAAGCATTTTACTGGTATAGTAGCCTCCGTTGTTTGCCTCAGCAATCTTGTCAATGGTGTTAAAGAGCTCCTTTTTTTGAGAACTGTTACTCCTGTATTCTTCTTGGTGGACATTATTCCAGTACTTGTTATCAAAGACGTGGCAGCGGCCGGAACATTTCTCCACCAGTTGATTCAGGTCTTCACTTTTTTTGACGAACTCCTCGATTGTAGTTTCTTCAGGCAGCTGGTCACCATGAGTGAAGAGCACCACTGTGAACTTTAAAGCCTCTTCCGAGAAGTATtgggtcatttttttcacaacttcCTTCTCTTGGTCTGTGTACTTCTCCACTTTGAGAACGATGAGGAACACATGAGGACCAGGAGCACACTCAGTGATGCACCTCACAATCTCACGCTTCATCTCCTCTTCAGACCTACCAGTGTCAAAGAAGCCTGGAGTGTCCACAAATATGATCCTTCTTTGATTCAGAGACTTAGACTCTGCTTTACATTTGCTTGTTCCAGAATCTGCACTATGGTTGACTTCAAACAGCTTCTCCTCAAAGATGTTGTTTGCAAGGCTGCTCTTTCCAGCTCCAGTTTTCCCCAAGACCACAATCCTTCTCTCTGGCTCTGCAACAACAATGACACGGTTTGTTTTACAACAACTATCTAATCTGATGAAGGTAGAAAAACCTggttgtgttaaaaaaaaaaaaattaaatatcggTGAATTGTTCAAAAGatcatctatttttaaacttgcaaaattaaagttttcaataatcacaaatacagtaaaaaaatgatgctcACATTTAAGGTCAAACTGAATCATAACtatataaaattgaaaaaatagcatgttttttttctgtaaattgagttattttttttttactttttttcaaataagcaGACTTACCGCCCATGTTGGAGGCAAACGGCATTCGGAGCAACTCACACATTGTGGAATTTGTATCTGTGTTTTATGTGAGAGACTCCACCTGCTGAACTGGTTCCTGAGTAATTCTATTTGAAAGAAATCACAGAAGCTCACAGATCTGAACTGCCTCAACTGTGCATCAACATGAACTTCAGAT encodes:
- the LOC112140404 gene encoding GTPase IMAP family member 7-like, with the protein product IHRYLIFFFLTQPGFSTFIRLDSCCKTNRVIVVAEPERRIVVLGKTGAGKSSLANNIFEEKLFEVNHSADSGTSKCKAESKSLNQRRIIFVDTPGFFDTGRSEEEMKREIVRCITECAPGPHVFLIVLKVEKYTDQEKEVVKKMTQYFSEEALKFTVVLFTHGDQLPEETTIEEFVKKSEDLNQLVEKCSGRCHVFDNKYWNNVHQEEYRSNSSQKKELFNTIDKIAEANNGGYYTSKMLQAVKEKIDKEEANLSADESSQKAKEVVVEKMIKGTSAVSLTTLLGMFLGGVMKVVRDGEPLESLGLE